The Papaver somniferum cultivar HN1 chromosome 3, ASM357369v1, whole genome shotgun sequence genome includes a region encoding these proteins:
- the LOC113359682 gene encoding F-box protein At5g49610-like has product MRRRNEMKKDDDDDDDDDDDDQLPPYLPQEIIIENIITRLPAWTLAQWSCVCKLWYNSTYNDKRFAEIHLIQNKEKLVFDLLNVPFKKRRACFFSLDDDFKHRLLMKIISPGTTELVGYCNGLACITPVRKKFDDGGSVVIVVNPTRCESLALSYFYPQGEVGYRYLCHGFGFDSSTQEYKIVIVFTSKANDEFLCMVFTLGTNSWRKIVTSVADISPPPGSSPFPSRIVTRATGNIRTPGTLCSGLSGR; this is encoded by the coding sequence ATGAGAAGGCGGAACGAGATGaaaaaagatgatgatgatgatgatgatgatgatgatgatgatcaacttcCACCATATCTTCCTCAGGAAATAATAATCGAAAACATTATCACCAGATTACCAGCTTGGACTCTAGCCCAGTGGAGTTGCGTCTGTAAGTTATGGTACAATTCAACTTATAATGATAAAAGATTTGCTGAGATTCACTTaattcaaaacaaagaaaaactagTATTCGATCTCCTTAATGTACCATTCAAGAAGAGAAGAGCTTGCTTTTTCAGTTTAGATGATGATTTTAAACATAGATTGTTAATGAAAATAATTTCCCCAGGCACAACTGAATTAGTAGGTTACTGTAATGGTTTAGCTTGTATTACTCCAGTGCGTAAAAAGTTTGATGATGGTGGGAGTGTTGTGATTGTCGTTAACCCAACCAGGTGCGAATCACTTGCCCTCTCCTATTTTTATCCTCAGGGTGAGGTGGGATACCGTTACTTATgtcatggttttggttttgattcatcAACACAAGAGTATAAGATTGTAATTGTTTTTACTTCAAAAGCCAATGATGAGTTTCTGTGCATGGTGTTTACTTTGGGAACTAACTCATGGAGAAAGATTGTTACTAGTGTTGCTGATATCTCACCTCCACCAGGTTcatctccttttcctagtcgaaTTGTAACAAGAGCTACTGGAAATATTCGTACACCAGGCACCCTTTGCAGTGGTCTTTCTGGAAGATAA
- the LOC113356687 gene encoding surfeit locus protein 1-like, whose amino-acid sequence MASSISKTRNLQTYFSSANRIPKLTPLFSTSNRVLSTLAESPIDSSFQAQEKKSWSRYLLFLPGAITFGLGTWQIFRRQDKVEMLDYRRNRLGLDPVVWNNISSSSSSGDSGSLEFRRVMCEGIFDESKSVYIGPRSRSISGVTENGYYVITPLVPNSSDPKSVQSPVLVNRGWAPRSWREKHQKDSQNVEPVSNIKIVDDGETEGSSRWKFWSKKPIAKTVEDPVIYSTPSVKVIGVIRGSEKPSIFVPANDPCSGQWFYVDVPAIARAAGLPEDTLYLEDINDNVDHGNPYPLPKDVNTLIRSSTMPQDHLNYTLTWYSLSAAVTFMAVKRLKPKKIRR is encoded by the exons ATGGCTTCGTCAATTTCTAAAACCCGAAACCTTCAAACATACTTCTCAAGTGCTAATAGAATACCTAAACTTACTCCTCTATTCTCCACATCTAATCGGGTTCTTTCCACACTTGCAGAATCTCCAATTGATTCTTCGTTTCAAGCTCAAG AGAAAAAATCATGGTCGAGATATCTTCTTTTCCTTCCTGGTGCTATCACTTTTGGTCTTGGAACTTGGCAAATTTTTCGAAGACAAGACAAG GTTGAGATGCTCGACTATAGGAGGAATAGGTTGGGACTCGATCCTGTTGTGTGGAACAacatttcctcttcttcttcaagtggAGATTCGGGGTCTCTGGAATTTAGGAGAGTGATGTGCGAAGGTATTTTTGATGAGAGTAAGTCAGTTTATATCGGACCTCGTTCCAGGAGTATTTCAGGAGTGACAGAAAATGGCTACTATGTCATTACACCTCTAGTGCCAAACTCAAGTGACCCTAAGAG TGTGCAGTCACCAGTTTTGGTTAACAGAGGATGGGCTCCACGCAGCTGGAGAGAGAAGCATCAAAAGGATTCTCAAAATGTTGAACCAGTTTCCAATATAAAAATTGTCGATGATGGAGAAACTGAAGGAAGCTCTAGATGGAAGTTTTGGTCTAAGAAGCCTATAGCTAAAACTGTTGAG GATCCAGTAATCTATTCTACTCCTTCTGTGAAAGTTATTGGTGTGATTCGCGGAAGTGAGAAACCTAGTATTTTTGTCCCTGCAAATGATCCCTGTTCCGGTCAGTGGTTCTATGTTGATGTACCTGCGATTGCACGTGCAGCTGGATTGCCCGAGGATACTCTCTATCTTGAAGATATCAATGACAATGTTGATCACGGTAACCCGTACCCTCTCCCAAAGGATGTCAATACTTTGATCCGCAGTTCAACCATGCCACAGGACCATCTCAATTATACACTGACGTG GTATTCTTTATCAGCTGCGGTAACGTTCATGGCTGTGAAGAGGTTAAAGCCCAAAAAGATTCGAAGATAA